CCGCAGGCGCGCGGGCGCCACCGCCAAGTCGCCCCGATGGGCCGTAGCCTTCAAGTTCCCTCCCGAACAGGCGGAGACGCGGGTGGAGGACATCGCGGTCCAGGTGGGGCGGACCGGGGCCCTGACTCCGGTGGCCAGGCTCCAGCCCGTGCGGATCGGCGGGGTCACCGTGACGAGCGCCTCCCTCCACAACGAAGAGGACCTCAGAAAAAAGGACGTGCGCGTGGGAGACACGGTCCTCGTGGAGCGCGCCGGCGGGGTCATCCCTTACATCACGGGCGTGCGGTTCGAGAAGCGTCCCGCCGGGGCCGTGCCCTTCCAGTTCCCTTCGGCTTGCCCCGTGTGCGGAGGGCCTGTCCACAAGTCCGAGGGTGAGGCGATCCTCCGCTGCGCGAACCGGTCCTGCAAGGCCCAGCTCAAGGAGGGATTGCGACACTTCGCCTCGCGGGACGCGATGGACGTGGCGGGGCTCGGCAAGGCCCTCGTGGACCAACTCGTGGAAAGGACCATCGTGAAATCGCTTCCCGACCTCTACGGTCTCGACCTCGGGACCCTGGCCTCCCTTCCGAGAATGGCGGAGAAGTCCGCCTCCAATCTGTTGCGCCAGCTCGAAGCCAGCCGGGAGCGTCCCTACAGGAACGTTCTCTACGCCCTGGGGATCCGACAGGTGGGATTGGAAACGGCCAGGGCCCTGGCCGGCGCCTTCCCGGACGTGGACGCCCTGGTCGAGGCTTCGGAGGAGGATCTCCAGAAGGTCGAGGGCGTGGGGCCGAAGGTGGCCGGAGAAATCAGGGCCTTCTTCCAGGTTCCCGGAAACCGGGAGATGGTGAACCGCCTTCGGGCGGCGGGCCTGAGGATGTCCGGCGGGGGGCCTCCCCTGGAGGAGGGTCCCCTGAAAGGCCTGACCTTCGTTCTGACCGGCGCCCTCGAGTCCATGACGCGCTCTCAGGCCAAGGAGGCGCTCGAGGCCCTGGGGGCTTCCGTTTCGGGGTCGGTCAGCGCTCGGACCTCGGCCGTGGTGGCGGGGCCGGGCGCCGGATCGAAGCTGGAGGAGGCCCGCAGGCTGGGGGTCCGGATCCTGGACGAGGAGGGCTTGAAGGCCCTGATTTCGGGCCGCGGGCGACCTTTCGGACCGGAGCCCCCCCCGTCGTGAAGGCGTGTGCTTGACGCGGGTCCGGGGGGACGTGGTACTAATGAGGGCGCCGGAAGGGGTGGACATGGCCAAGCCCGACATCGAGAAGGGGAACACTGTGAAGATTCAAGACATCCAGAAGCTCGTGGATATGCTCGACAAGAGCAATCTGAACGAGATCGAGATCGAGGGCGACGGCATGCGCCTGCGCCTTTCGAAAGGGCTTCGAACCACCGAGGCGGCCCCGTCCGCCGGACCCTCCTACTTCATGGTTCCCCAGGGCGGACCGTCGCTTCCGGCCGCCCCGGCGCCTCCCGCGCCGCCCGTTTCAGGTCCTCCTCAGACGGGAGGCGAGGCCCCGTCCACCGGTGAGGCCGCCCCGACGCCCGCCGCCAGGGGCACGGAGATCAAGAGCCCCATGGTCGGCACCTTTTACCGCTCTCCGGCTCCGGGAGCGGAACCCTTCGTCAAGATCGGAGACACCGTCCGCAAAGGCCAGACGCTCTGCATCATCGAGGCCATGAAGCTGATGAACGAGATCGAGAGCGAGTTGGACGGCGTCGTGCTGGACGTGTATCCCGAAAACGCCCAGCCCGTGGAATACGGCGAGCGGCTGTTCCTCATTCAGCCGGCCTGAGCGAAGCCATGTACAGGAAGGTGCTCATCGCGAACCGGGGGGAGATCGCGCTCCGGATCATCTGGGCCTGCAAGGAGCTGGGAATCAAGACGGTGGCCGTCCATTCGGACGTGGACATCGATTCCCTCCACGTTCGGTTCGCGGATGAAAACGTCTGCATCGGGCCCGCGCCGAGCCGGGATTCCTACCTCAACATCACGAACCTGATCGCCGCCGCGGAAGTGAGCAACGTGGACGCCATCCACCCGGGATACGGCTTTCTGTCCGAATCGGCAGAGTTCGCCCAGGTCTGCCAGGCGTGCAACATCGCCTTCATCGGCCCGTCCCCAAGGACCATTTCCCTTATGGGGAACAAGGCCGAAGCCAAGCGGACCATGAAGAACGCCGGCGTACCCATCCTTCCCGGGTCCGACGGGCCCGTGGCCGACGTGGACACGGCCAAGGGCATCGCCGCGGAAATCGGCTATCCGGTGATCCTCAAGGCGTCGGCGGGCGGCGGCGGCAAGGGGATGCGGGTGGTTCCCGAAGAGAAGGACATGGAACTCGCCTTCCAGATGGCGGGCGCGGAAGCGACGGCCGCCTTCGGGAACGGGGACCTGTACCTGGAGAAATTCCTGGAAGCCCCCCGGCACATCGAGATCCAGATCCTTGGCGATCAGTTCGGGAACGTCATCCACCTGTTCGAACGGGAATGCTCCATCCAGCGGCGCCACCAGAAGCTCATCGAGGAGGCGCCCTCGCCGGCCCTCAGCGAGTTCCTCCGGAGGGAAATGGGCGAGGCGGCGGTGAAGGGGGCCCAGGCGGTGGGGTACCACACCGTGGGGACCATGGAGTTCCTCTTTTACGACCGGAAGTACTACTTCATGGAGATGAACACGCGAATCCAGGTGGAGCACCCCGTGACCGAGAACATCACGGGTATCGATCTGATCAAGGCCCAGATCATGGCCGCGGCCGGAGAGAAGATGACCTGGCGCCAAAAAGACATCAAGATCAGCGGTCACTCCATGGAGTGCCGGGTCAACGCCGAGGACCCGGTGCGTTTCACGCCGAGTCCGGGCCGGATCACGACGTTCCACGCCCCGGGCGGCCCCGGCGTGAGGGTGGACACGGCGGCCTACGCAGGGTACTTCGTGTCGCCCCATTACGATTCCCTCATCGCCAAGCTCATCGTCCGCGGGAACACCCGGCAGGACGTGATCATGCGCATGAAGCGGGCCCTCGACTCCTTCGTGGTGGAGGGGATCAAGACCAACATCCCCATGCACCTGAAGATCATGGACGAACCGGACTTCATCGAGGGCCGCCTTTCCACGAAGTTCATGGAACGGTTCATGGCCTGAGGCGCTCCGGGGCCGCCTCCCGGCCGCAGGCGCGAACTGAAACGAGATGAGGACGCCTCCCCTGGAGTTCCCGCCGGTCTATCCCATCACTCCCGACGCCCTGCGTGGGGAAGCGCTCCGCGCATGGGCCGAGTCTCTGATCGGCGCGGGGTGCGCCGTGGTTCAGTTCCGCCGGAAGAGCGGTGCCGACGAAGAAAGCTTGGCGGACCTGAGGGATCTGGTGGGCCTGGCCAGGCCGTCGTCGTGTCGGGTCATCGTGGACGACCGGGTGGACCTCTGTCTCCTGGCGGAGGCCGACGGCGTCCACCTGGGTCAGGCCGACCTTCCCGTCCCCGAAGCCCGGGTCCTGCTCGGGAGGGACAAGATCATCGGGTATTCCACGCACAACCTGGAGCAGTTTGAGCAGGCCCTGGACCTTCCCCTGGACTACGTGGCCCTGGGACCGGTCTATCCGACCGCCACCAAGGCCGATCCGGACCCGGTCGTGCCCCCGCTCGTTCAAAGGGAAGTGATCGCCCGGTCGCCTTGGCCCGTGGTGGCCATCGGCGGGATCACGGCCGCGAAGGCGGAAACGCTCTGGCGAAGGGGGTTCTCGAGCGTGGCCGTCGTTTCGGCCCTACGCGAACGGCCCGCGGAGTCCTTCCGGGAATTCCTGAGCCGACACCGGGTTATTCCGAGCCGGGGCTGACATCCTTCCTCCCATCCGATATGCTGTTAATTCCGCAAGGAGCGCCGGCCCAGGCGTCTGAAAGGCCGGCCCACCGGGAGGCCACCATGTTCGAGGTCAAAGTCGTTCGGCACTTTTCGGCGGCCCACCGCGTGGAGGATTACCCCGGAAACTGCGAGCGGCTCCATGGGCACAACTGGAGGGTGGAGGTGGTGGCGGGTTCGGTGGAGCTGGACCCCCTCGGGATGGTAGTCGATTTCCGGCGGCTGAAGGAAAAGGTCGATCGGGTATTGGAGAGGCTGGACCACCAAGTGCTGAACGAGGTGCCTCCCTTCACGGAGGTGAACCCGACGGCGGAGAACATCGCCCGCCATGTCTTCGAGTGCCTCGCGGGCGAGGTCCCCGTATCCAGGGTCAACGTATTCGAGACGGACACCTCCGTCGCTTCCTACTACTTGTGAGGTTCCCATGACGGATGCCGACGGAGGCTCCGGGGCGTCCCGGTACCTCGGGGCGAAGCCAGCGGCCGAGAGCCTCCTCGTGAACGAGATCTACCCGTCCCTGCAGGGGGAGGGTCCCGAGACGGGCTACCCCACCACCCTGGTTCGGCTCACGGGCTGCAACCTGCGCTGCCGGTACTGCGACAG
The sequence above is drawn from the Acidobacteriota bacterium genome and encodes:
- the accC gene encoding acetyl-CoA carboxylase biotin carboxylase subunit, which produces MYRKVLIANRGEIALRIIWACKELGIKTVAVHSDVDIDSLHVRFADENVCIGPAPSRDSYLNITNLIAAAEVSNVDAIHPGYGFLSESAEFAQVCQACNIAFIGPSPRTISLMGNKAEAKRTMKNAGVPILPGSDGPVADVDTAKGIAAEIGYPVILKASAGGGGKGMRVVPEEKDMELAFQMAGAEATAAFGNGDLYLEKFLEAPRHIEIQILGDQFGNVIHLFERECSIQRRHQKLIEEAPSPALSEFLRREMGEAAVKGAQAVGYHTVGTMEFLFYDRKYYFMEMNTRIQVEHPVTENITGIDLIKAQIMAAAGEKMTWRQKDIKISGHSMECRVNAEDPVRFTPSPGRITTFHAPGGPGVRVDTAAYAGYFVSPHYDSLIAKLIVRGNTRQDVIMRMKRALDSFVVEGIKTNIPMHLKIMDEPDFIEGRLSTKFMERFMA
- the queD gene encoding 6-carboxytetrahydropterin synthase QueD, producing the protein MFEVKVVRHFSAAHRVEDYPGNCERLHGHNWRVEVVAGSVELDPLGMVVDFRRLKEKVDRVLERLDHQVLNEVPPFTEVNPTAENIARHVFECLAGEVPVSRVNVFETDTSVASYYL
- the thiE gene encoding thiamine phosphate synthase, producing the protein MRTPPLEFPPVYPITPDALRGEALRAWAESLIGAGCAVVQFRRKSGADEESLADLRDLVGLARPSSCRVIVDDRVDLCLLAEADGVHLGQADLPVPEARVLLGRDKIIGYSTHNLEQFEQALDLPLDYVALGPVYPTATKADPDPVVPPLVQREVIARSPWPVVAIGGITAAKAETLWRRGFSSVAVVSALRERPAESFREFLSRHRVIPSRG
- the ligA gene encoding NAD-dependent DNA ligase LigA; translated protein: MDRAGAEARAKALRAEIERHRRLYYELDAPEISDEAYDRLEEELRLLEASHPEIRLPDSPTQTVGGRVGRAFSPVRHPSAMLSLDNTYGREDLLEWNERLERILGRGDLDFVCEIKLDGLSVALQYESGEFLRGATRGDGLVGEDVTENLRTIRTLPVSLRGAPERLVVRGEVYIPVRAFAEMNLRREEDGESPFANPRNAAAGSLRQIDPRVTAGRPLSLFCYEILSSEGPVPESQWEVLEALRGWGFPVEENGRLCRGIGEALDYCEAWTRERRRLDYDADGVVIKLNDGDLRRRAGATAKSPRWAVAFKFPPEQAETRVEDIAVQVGRTGALTPVARLQPVRIGGVTVTSASLHNEEDLRKKDVRVGDTVLVERAGGVIPYITGVRFEKRPAGAVPFQFPSACPVCGGPVHKSEGEAILRCANRSCKAQLKEGLRHFASRDAMDVAGLGKALVDQLVERTIVKSLPDLYGLDLGTLASLPRMAEKSASNLLRQLEASRERPYRNVLYALGIRQVGLETARALAGAFPDVDALVEASEEDLQKVEGVGPKVAGEIRAFFQVPGNREMVNRLRAAGLRMSGGGPPLEEGPLKGLTFVLTGALESMTRSQAKEALEALGASVSGSVSARTSAVVAGPGAGSKLEEARRLGVRILDEEGLKALISGRGRPFGPEPPPS
- the accB gene encoding acetyl-CoA carboxylase biotin carboxyl carrier protein; translated protein: MAKPDIEKGNTVKIQDIQKLVDMLDKSNLNEIEIEGDGMRLRLSKGLRTTEAAPSAGPSYFMVPQGGPSLPAAPAPPAPPVSGPPQTGGEAPSTGEAAPTPAARGTEIKSPMVGTFYRSPAPGAEPFVKIGDTVRKGQTLCIIEAMKLMNEIESELDGVVLDVYPENAQPVEYGERLFLIQPA